DNA sequence from the Lentisphaera araneosa HTCC2155 genome:
TGGAAATTCAACTCACTCCCCGAGCAATGGGATATTGTTTACCACGGTCAAAAAATGATCCTGCGACCCACCAATTTTGGTCACTTAGGTGTTTTTGCGGAAGCCGCAAGCAACTGGCAGTGGCTCAAGGATATGTCCAAGCCAGAAATCAAAGCGCTCAATATGTTTGCCTACACAGGAGGCAGCTCATTAGCTATGTCAAAAGGTGGCGCACAAGTCACACACCTCGACGCCGCCAAAGGCATTGTGGATTGGGCTCGACTGAATGCCGAGGCTAATGACATCTCAAATATCCGCTGGATCGTCGATGATGTTAACCGTTTTCTCGACCGTGAAATTCGCCGTGGCAATAAGTACGATGCTCTCGTTATGGACCCACCCTCTTATGGACGTGGTAGCAAAGGTGAAATCTGGAAAATCGAAGACGACATCATGCCCTTCCTCGAGCGTTGCAAAGCCGTCATGAGCGATAAACCTGCCTTCATCTTATTCACATGTCATACACCGCACTTCACTCCAAAAGTTTTAGACAACCTCATCTACACAGTTTGGGGCGAGGATCTGACAACTGAATCGGGTGAAATGACTATCCCTCAAGAGAGCTCTAAGCGTACAATTCCCTCGGGTTTTTATACGCGTGTCACTTTCCCTTGAAAAAAAAGGCCAAACACCTTAAAACCGGCCGTAAAGGCGAAGCCATGGCACAGCGTCAAATGCGACGATGTGGCTATGAGATCTTACGAAAGAATTACTCGCTTGAACATATTGGCGAGATCGACATTATTGCCCGAGACGGCGGGACTCTGTGTTTCGTGGAAGTGAAAACTCGTCATCAAAATAAGACCGAGGATACTTCCCCTGCTCAAGCTATTGATTCCAAAA
Encoded proteins:
- a CDS encoding class I SAM-dependent methyltransferase, whose protein sequence is NNTYTLLDSGYFKKLENVGGQVMVRPCPQACWAPSLAKQDWNKAKDTYIRSNKGGGKWKFNSLPEQWDIVYHGQKMILRPTNFGHLGVFAEAASNWQWLKDMSKPEIKALNMFAYTGGSSLAMSKGGAQVTHLDAAKGIVDWARLNAEANDISNIRWIVDDVNRFLDREIRRGNKYDALVMDPPSYGRGSKGEIWKIEDDIMPFLERCKAVMSDKPAFILFTCHTPHFTPKVLDNLIYTVWGEDLTTESGEMTIPQESSKRTIPSGFYTRVTFP
- a CDS encoding YraN family protein; protein product: MKKKAKHLKTGRKGEAMAQRQMRRCGYEILRKNYSLEHIGEIDIIARDGGTLCFVEVKTRHQNKTEDTSPAQAIDSKKRQRIAKCAKYYLKKHSLTQCSFRFDIVEVILGKFFWQHQIKIRTHAFGE